One Burkholderia sp. PAMC 26561 genomic window carries:
- a CDS encoding tRNA threonylcarbamoyladenosine dehydratase, with protein sequence MTAISASVDASNITPATPEFEAPDRARRFGGVARLYGPAGLAAFEHAHVAVIGIGGVGSWAVEALARNAIGRLTLIDLDNVAESNTNRQVPALDGNYGKAKVTAMAERIRLINPDCRVNEVEDFVEPANFDSVLGGGFDFVIDAIDSVRTKTALIAWCVEHDQPLITVGGAGGQLDPTRIRIDDLALTIQDPLLSKVRGQLRKSHGFPRGPKSRFKVSAVYSEEPLIYPEAPASDIGEEAEHVETAPGYAGPAGLNCAGFGSSVCVTASFGFAAVSFVLRELAKKAL encoded by the coding sequence ATGACCGCCATTTCCGCTTCTGTCGATGCTTCAAATATTACCCCCGCGACGCCGGAGTTTGAAGCGCCTGATCGCGCCCGGCGCTTCGGCGGCGTGGCGCGCTTGTACGGCCCGGCGGGGCTTGCTGCGTTCGAACATGCGCATGTGGCGGTGATCGGAATTGGCGGCGTGGGCTCGTGGGCGGTCGAAGCGCTGGCGCGTAATGCGATCGGACGGCTGACGCTGATCGACCTGGACAACGTCGCCGAGAGCAATACCAACCGGCAGGTGCCCGCGCTCGATGGCAACTACGGCAAGGCCAAGGTCACGGCCATGGCCGAGCGTATCCGGCTCATCAATCCGGATTGCCGTGTGAACGAGGTTGAAGACTTCGTGGAGCCTGCGAACTTCGATTCGGTGCTGGGCGGCGGTTTTGACTTCGTGATCGATGCAATCGACAGCGTGCGTACGAAAACGGCGCTAATTGCATGGTGCGTCGAGCACGATCAGCCGCTGATCACGGTTGGCGGCGCGGGCGGGCAGCTCGATCCGACGCGGATTCGTATCGATGATCTTGCGCTTACGATCCAGGACCCGCTGCTCTCGAAGGTGCGCGGCCAGTTGCGCAAGTCGCACGGGTTTCCGCGTGGACCAAAGTCGCGATTCAAGGTGAGCGCCGTCTACTCAGAGGAACCGCTGATCTACCCGGAAGCGCCGGCCAGCGATATCGGCGAGGAAGCCGAGCACGTCGAAACCGCGCCAGGATATGCCGGACCGGCGGGTTTGAATTGCGCCGGGTTTGGATCGAGCGTGTGTGTCACTGCCAGTTTTGGGTTCGCCGCGGTTTCTTTTGTCTTGAGGGAACTTGCGAAGAAGGCGCTTTAG
- the pdxH gene encoding pyridoxamine 5'-phosphate oxidase — protein sequence MTTLADLRKNYSVGSLDTSDVDPNPIRQFESWFAQAQDAQLPEPNTMTLATVDEHGRPSARILLIKGVDDRGFVFFTNYLSRKGHELAGNAAASLLFYWIELERQVRVEGSVVKTSPQESDAYFASRPLGSRIGAWASEQSEVIESRAVLEARERDLIAKYGDNPPRPPHWGGYRLVPDTIEFWQGRPSRLHDRVVYKRDAREQADNGQQWRIVRLSP from the coding sequence ATGACAACCCTCGCTGACCTTCGAAAGAATTATTCAGTCGGATCGCTGGACACATCCGACGTGGATCCGAATCCCATTCGGCAATTCGAAAGCTGGTTTGCGCAAGCGCAGGACGCACAACTCCCCGAACCCAACACCATGACGCTTGCCACCGTCGACGAACACGGCCGGCCATCGGCGCGTATCCTGCTCATCAAGGGCGTCGACGATCGCGGGTTCGTGTTCTTCACCAACTACCTCAGCCGCAAAGGTCACGAGCTCGCCGGCAACGCCGCCGCGAGCCTGCTGTTTTACTGGATCGAACTCGAGCGCCAGGTGCGCGTCGAGGGCTCCGTCGTCAAGACAAGTCCGCAAGAAAGCGACGCATACTTCGCGTCGCGCCCGCTTGGATCGCGAATAGGCGCGTGGGCGTCGGAGCAAAGTGAAGTGATCGAAAGCCGCGCGGTGCTCGAAGCCCGCGAGCGCGATCTGATCGCAAAATACGGAGACAACCCGCCGCGCCCTCCCCATTGGGGCGGCTACCGGCTCGTTCCCGACACTATCGAATTCTGGCAGGGCCGCCCTTCACGGTTGCACGACCGTGTCGTCTATAAACGTGATGCACGCGAGCAAGCGGATAACGGCCAGCAATGGCGCATCGTCCGACTATCGCCTTAG